One segment of Solanum stenotomum isolate F172 chromosome 1, ASM1918654v1, whole genome shotgun sequence DNA contains the following:
- the LOC125872666 gene encoding serine carboxypeptidase-like 40, with protein MGKFTSYFLLFSLFFSNFIASSLGKKQSEVLGKFYKAKQDSAFGKNYYKAAAVENVELDKVIHPQEGLKEKDWIKKLPGQPPVKFQQYGGYVTVDESAGRALYYYFTEAENSKSLPLLLWLNGGPGCSSIAYGAMEEVGPFRANSDGKTLHRNHYAWNLVANVLFLECPAGVGFSYTNTSSDLNKTGDSRTVNDNVVFLLNWLERFPEYKNRDFYISGESYAGHYVPQLAHAILQHNKLSNKTLINLKGIIIGNAVINDDTDIIGTYEFYASHALISDETFLDIKKYCFDYNYNKSNCNEAVAVSNNNLNHIDIYNIYSPLCKDGNLTKYPKVPSPLVFEPCSDQYVHAYLNRRDVQDALHANVTNIKYDWESCSDPLFHNWKDSPATIIPLLTESLENGVRVWIFSGDIDGAVPVTSTKKSIKAMNLIIDQPWRSWLSGGEIGGYVETYKGGLTFATVRGAGHEVPSYQPARALSLISHFLSGTLLPGNH; from the exons aTGGGAAAATTCACTTCCTACTTCCTtcttttttccctctttttctCCAACTTTATTGCTTCAAGCCTTGGAAAAAAGCAAAGTGAAGTTCTTGGAAAATTTTACAAGGCAAAGCAGGATTCAGCCTTTGGGAAGAATTACTATAAGGCGGCAGCCGTTGAAAATGTAGAATTGGACAAAGTTATTCATCCACAGGAgggattaaaagaaaaagattggATCAAGAAACTGCCTGGACAACCACCAGTAAAGTTCCAACAATATGGTGGCTATGTTACTGTCGATGAATCTGCTGGCCGTGCTTTATACTATTACTTCACTGAAGCTGAGAATTCCAAGTCATTGCCTTTGCTTCTCTGGCTTAATGGAG GTCCTGGATGTTCATCTATTGCATATGGGGCCATGGAGGAGGTTGGTCCATTTAGAGCTAATAGTGATGGGAAAACGTTACATAGGAATCATTATGCATGGAATCTTG TTGCCAATGTGTTGTTTTTGGAGTGTCCTGCTGGAGTaggattttcatatacaaatacaagcAGTGACCTCAATAAAACTGGAGATAGTAGAACTGTTAATGATAATGTTGTGTTTTTACTCAATTGGCTCGAGAGATTTCCCGAGTACAAGAACAGAGATTTTTACATTTCTGGTGAGAGTTATGCTGGACATTATGTTCCTCAATTGGCACATGCAATTCTTCAGCATAACAAGCtatcaaacaagactcttaTCAATCTCAAAGGAATAATT ATTGGGAACGCAGTGATCAATGATGACACAGACATCATAGGAACGTACGAATTCTATGCATCTCATGCTCTAATTTCCGATGAAACGTTCCTTGACATCAAAAAATATTGTTTCGACTATAACTACAATAAGAGCAACTGCAATGAAGCAGTTGCAGTTTCAAACAACAATTTGAATCATATTGACATTTACAACATTTATTCCCCCCTTTGCAAGGATGGAAATCTCACGAAATACCCGAAAGTACCATCA CCATTAGTGTTTGAGCCCTGCTCCGACCAGTACGTTCATGCTTATCTGAACAGGCGGGATGTTCAAGATGCACTCCATGCCAATGTTACGAACATCAAATATGATTGGGAATCTTGCAG tGATCCACTCTTTCACAACTGGAAAGACAGCCCGGCAACTATAATTCCTCTCCTCACAGAGTCTTTGGAAAACGGTGTTCGAGTTTGGATTTTCAG tggTGATATAGATGGAGCAGTTCCTGTAACATCTACGAAGAAATCCATAAAAGCAATGAACCTTATAATTGATCAACCATGGCGCTCTTGGTTATCTGGAGGAGAG AttggaggatatgttgagaCATATAAAGGAGGTCTAACATTTGCAACAGTAAGAGGCGCGGGACATGAAGTTCCAAGCTACCAACCTGCTAGAGCCCTTTCCCTTATTTCTCACTTCCTTTCGGGCACACTACTCCCTGGAAATCATTAA
- the LOC125872677 gene encoding serine carboxypeptidase-like 40, with translation MGKISFFFLLFTLFLSNFVASTLGKKQGDVLGKFYKAKQKNSAFYKSYYKAAGVENVELDKVILPQEGLKAKDWINKLPGQPPVKFQQYGGYVTVNQSAGRALYYYFTEAENSNALPLLLWLNGGPGCSSIAYGAMEELGPFRVNSDGKTLHRNRYAWNHAANVLFLESPAGVGFSYTNTSSDLNTTGDSRTANDNVVFLLNWLERFPEYKNRDFYLSGESYAGHYVPQLAHAILQLNKLEKKTLINLKGIIIGNAVINDDTDTIGMYEYFASHALISDETYHDILNSCYDDNYNQSKCDEAAEITNKNLNNLDIYNIYYPLCKDGNLTKYPKTPTPLQIDPCSDKYIYAYMNRRDVQDALHANVTNLKYDWTSCSDSLFYDWKDSPVTIIPLLKESLENGVRVWIFSGDTDGRVPVTSSKRSIQAMNLTVDQPWRSWLYGGEVGGYVETYKGGLTFATVRGAGHEVPSYEPARALSLISHFLSGTLPPGDH, from the exons ATGGGAAAAATTagtttcttcttccttctttttaccctgtttttgtcaaattttgttGCTTCAACCCTTGGTAAGAAGCAAGGTGATGTCCTTGGCAAGTTTTACAAGGCCAAGCAAAAGAATTCAGCGTTTTACAAGAGTTATTATAAGGCGGCAGGCGTTGAAAATGTAGAATTAGACAAAGTTATTCTTCCACAGGAGGGATTAAAAGCAAAAGATTGGATCAACAAATTGCCTGGACAACCACCAGTGAAGTTTCAACAATATGGTGGTTATGTTACTGTCAATCAATCTGCTGGTCGTGCTTTGTATTATTACTTCACTGAAGCTGAGAATTCCAACGCATTGCCTTTGCTTCTTTGGCTTAATGGAG GTCCTGGTTGTTCTTCAATTGCATATGGTGCAATGGAGGAACTTGGACCATTTAGAGTTAATAGTGATGGAAAAACATTACACAGGAATCGTTATGCGTGGAACCATG CTGCCAATGTGTTGTTTTTGGAGTCACCTGCTGGAGTaggattttcatatacaaatacaagcAGTGATCTCAATACAACTGGAGATAGTAGAACTGCTAATGATAATGTTGTGTTTTTACTCAATTGGCTCGAGAGATTTCCCGAGTACAAGAACAGAGATTTTTACCTTTCTGGTGAGAGTTACGCAGGGCATTATGTACCTCAATTGGCACATGCAATTCTTCAGCTTAATAAGCTTGAGAAAAAGACTCTTATCAATCTTAAAGGAATAATT ATTGGTAATGCTGTGATTAATGATGACACAGACACAATTGGAATGTATGAATACTTTGCATCTCACGCTTTAATCTCAGATGAAACGTACCATGACATCCTGAATAGTTGTTATGATGATAACTACAATCAGAGCAAGTGCGATGAGGCAGCTGAGATTACAAACAAAAATTTGAACAATCTTGACATTTACAACATTTATTATCCCCTTTGCAAGGATGGAAATCTAACGAAATACCCAAAAACACCGACA CCATTGCAGATTGACCCCTGCTCCGACAAGTATATTTATGCTTACATGAACAGGCGCGATGTTCAAGATGCACTCCATGCCAACGTTACCAACCTCAAATATGATTGGACATCTTGCAG CGATTCACTCTTTTACGATTGGAAAGATAGCCCGGTCACTATAATTCCTCTCCTCAAAGAGTCTTTGGAAAATGGTGTTCGTGtgtggatttttag TGGTGATACAGACGGAAGGGTGCCTGTTACTTCTTCAAAAAGATCTATACAAGCAATGAACCTTACAGTTGATCAACCTTGGCGCTCTTGGTTGTATGGAGGAgag GttggaggatatgttgagaCATATAAAGGAGGTCTAACATTTGCAACAGTAAGAGGCGCGGGACATGAAGTTCCAAGTTATGAGCCTGCTAGAGCCTTATCCCTTATTTCTCACTTCCTTTCTGGAACGTTACCCCCTGGAGATCATTAA